A window of Hordeum vulgare subsp. vulgare chromosome 5H, MorexV3_pseudomolecules_assembly, whole genome shotgun sequence genomic DNA:
ctgcagaggtactaccgctgagcccatggtagcgcaaagatactaccgggccaatcaccgccaagaaagtcttcgcaaaaaggtccgacgaagtacagccgctaggaaggccgtactaagctcctggagcggtactaccgctgaccaggggcggtactaccgccagcacagcggtactaccgccagctctagcggtactaccgccagctctagcggtactaccgctagggccagcggtactaccgctcgccactgaaacaaccataactttcgcatacgagctccgaatcgagcaaacccaagcttgttgaattaagaccatgctgatatgaaaatgccaatgatctagagatgtgagacctctataaatgaagaaccggcaaaaactccaacatcgaaaacatcatagtagttgcatatggactccgtttttgatgaactcgagcttgtcatgaagatgaccataagctctaaaactcacaaagagaaacaccaaataagaaccaagaagtatgatgcaaggatgcaaatggtttgagctctcaacgaacgatacgatcaagctaatcacttgagagcccccttgacagtacatcattctatcctaaacagaaaacctatcaagggaaaacctataccttgcacctcaatctcttgagctagatgatgatgatcttggcttcctcaagatggaccacctttcttgattgcgttggcttgatgaagactaggttattgctcccccatactcactatggatgagccactcttcaacataccttcacaagtccattgccaccacaatggacggcaagcttcaagcacgatatattcgtgttgatcctcttgaacttgcacaccgcaatcttgatgacgatcaccacttgacgtcatccttcatgggttgtatgagatcttcattttgacacaagcccatggaaacacacctaacccacacatagaactctcacgaagaccatgggttagtacacaaacacgtaatggataatgcttaccataccatgggatcacttgatccctctcggtacatcttgtacgctttgtgtgttgatcatcttgatttactctttgtctgagatcttgatcaaccttgtgtctctatgaccattctttggataataccttgaataccaccttggtcatcatataaactccttgaacccaacagatggacttcaataagtgcctatggacaaatcctataaatataacttaaggcaaccattagtccataggaattgtcatcaattaccaaaaccacatatggagatatatgctctaacaaaaggCTTCATAAGTGTCAAAATTTCAGACATGTTAGGCTCACGCATTTGAAAGATGCTTCTTATGGCTTCTTCATAGGTGGGAGATTTTGGATCAAGATCTTAGCCTGATGCAGCAAGTGGAGTGGTGGCAAAGAATTACATAGCAAGAGCTTTCACATGCCCATCATGGATCATGAAATCCATAACCCATGTCTTCAGATCTCATCCATAGCCAAAGATGTggagagttgcataaaattgaagaattggTTCTTAATTCCAATCTTCATGATCAACAGCAAACGACAACAATCCAACATCTCAAAGACAATTGAAGGCCTGGTCAAAACAAGGAAGACCACTCATGGCTTCCATGCTGAGATGCTTGGGGGGATCCTTTTTGGTCATATAGCACACATGTATAATAGGTACGTTGAGGTACACTCCAGAAGTGATCAGATTGAATCTTTAGACGCGTATAAGGATTCTTTTTAGAATCAAGGAAAGTGTTGTCGAGCCGGAATTCCCTCACGCTAAAGACAAGAGGACGTGTTGTTCCTAGTTGTCAAAGACTTGGAAGCCTAGGCATTGGATTCATAACTTTTGGGCGACGAAAGATGTTTAATTCATATTGTGGACCCATTCTGTTGGGTGGTGAAACAAGCTTGGGCCATTTTGTTGGCACCATCTCTCCCGCCCTATTGCGATCCATGACAATATTGTCAGCATTGTCGTCGGTCAATGGCGTAGCACGCACAGGAGAACCATCAGGGGATGGAGCATTGGCTTCTCCATCAGTAATCGGTGCTTCTAGAGGTGCAACGGTGTCATCAGCAGCAATGTCTTCACATGCACTCGCTTCGATCTAAGGTTGTTCACGAGCAACATGTTCAAGTATGAGAACTTCATCGACTGATGCAGTCAGAGTCACAcgcacttcatcttctggaatgaTTTACATTGAAGATATAGGTGGCCTTGGTCCTTTGTGAATCCTTTTGAGAGGCGATGCATGTTCAGTTGTTTCAACTTCCATGGGAGCAAATGGGAATTTAGGAGATCTTGCCACTAGAGTTGGAAATGGACTAGGCAGAGTGCTAGGATTGGCTTCAGGCACGTTTCACCTTAGTGGAGTGCCAATGTCCACAAATTCACTGCCTTCATGCATTGGCGATGATACCATTGGTGCATCACGTTGAGGCACATCAGTTTCTATTTCAACATTGTCTTCGGCAGAAGCAACGTTTTCAGCAGGATCACCTGCATTGTCTTCGGTTGCGGTGGTTTCAGCAGCTGGTGCATCATCTGTTGTTTGAGCCTTTATGGTAACAGACTCATGAAGAACAACTTGCCTCTCGACATTTTCCTAGGGATTTTATCTCAACAAATTTAAATAATCTCTAAAATAAATTCTCTTATGCCACCGAGTAAACAATTTGATTAGGGACTAGTAGCGAAGGGAATTAAATCAATATAAATTTGTGTTTAAAAGATATTAGCAATCTAGGGTTTTGAGCAAATTCAAAATCTACTATGCAAATTTTAAAACTTCTGAATCTATGCAAAACTTCATGTTATTTGTGACATGTTgccaaaagaatcaactaaaaacaaTCAAAAACTTAAAAGATATTAGCAAAACAAAGTCATGAACTCCTCTCGATTTGAAATAAagcaaataaaacaaaacaagaattaagTATCGGCCAGGGGTGATGTGGCACATTCCTATTGTGGCAGCGAAGTGTGCGCGAGAAAGAACACAGCGGCTAACTGAACACTAGCGTGTACCGGTTCGTGAGTTTAAGTGATCTAATCTAGATCGTTCATTGCAGATCTGACGGTGGACACGAGAGAGAAGCTTACAACGGCGACGATGGAGTTCTCCAGCGAGGCAGATGGCTTGGGGTTGACGGCGATGGTGCTCCAATGGTCTTCCGGCAATGGTGTCAGCTCCAATCGATGCACGCGAAGACGATGGTGAGGTTGGTGGCATCGGACGGTGTCGGGGCAGACTGCGGCGAGCGGCACGAGCTCAACGGGCTTCGGGCATGGCAAAAACTATGACGAGATGTTGGGGTGGCAGTGGAGCATGGAGGAAGGGTTTTAGGGAGGAATCGGGTGCGGGAGGTCGGGGCTTTATAGGAGAGGCATTTGGTGGGGTCAAACGGAACGGGAGCGGCGAGATGGATCAGATCCGGAGATACGTCGGAAAGGGAAGGTGAGGTCGGGTAAAGGAAGGCGCTGACCGAGGGGGGTTCGGGTCGGGCAGGTGGGGTCGGTGCGCGAGAGGTAGGTGACCGATTCGTTCGCGATTCGGATCCGATCAGagagaaaatgaaaaataaagcaaagaaagtatatataatatataCCTATTATATATCAACAAGTTCAGAAAAAATAGctctacaacatgaacatattttcaagaatttttgaaatacttaatatttttttccaaaattcaAAAATGTCGTTGATCCAAAGATCAAATATTTTCCAAACATTTTTCTGAGTTTGTAAATTCAAATGAAATCAAATTTGCCCCTGGTTTTGAGTgtgatgtttctcctctctttattTTTAATATGATCATGTGCATTTGAATTTATTCCAATTCAAAAATTGAAATGGATCGAATTTGCAaatggaaatactccaaatggAAACTTTTAAGAACTTTCAAATCCCATTTCAAATTCTTCCATTGAAGAAGTCGTGTCATATTCTCTCTatgattttaaatttgaattggaTTTGAATTCAAAAGCAAGGAAGAaagttttgggaaagtcattttatcccctctcttcTATTTTccaaaagttttcaaattcactCAGTTTCACACAATAATTCAGACAATCAATCAATATAGTTCATTTAATATGACATTCCAAAATTTAGAATTTTGGGACGTTACACGCAATCCTTCAATGTTTTGCACCCAGATGTCTCCTCATTTCGCTTAGTGCTACAGAtataaatggttggtggaacaagATCTCCGGGAAGTGGAAACGCAAAACTGGCCCATGATGATAACTCGGTGGCGGCTTGCATTGCTTAAAACCACTGGAAAGGGAGGAATCACGGAATTTTGAGAGGAAGGGGGTAAACCATCCTTGGTTTGTGAAGCATCATAATTTTTCTTGAAAGGATTTATCTGCTTGATCTACTCCCTTTAACAGTGCGTTATCCAAGATGGGATTTATTTTCCAAGCGAATGAGATAATTGTCCCCGGTTTGCGTAGCATGATGAAATTTTTTTAGACACACGAAGCATAATGATCTAAGCCTCCTGGACAAGCCCGTTGGAGACATGGCCCTTAATCTTCGTGCAGTCCAGACCCAGTTGCACCTTTGCAACATCTGTTTTACACTGTTTCCCTCTTCTTAATCGGGAAGCAGAACATTTGCTGCGCTTGTGAAAAAATTATATCCGGATCACTACATGGGTAGTGGTTCAGCAAGATCCACCTTCAATTTCACTGACTGATAAATATGCTAGGACAAAAGAAACTGCTTACTGTTCCTCGTGAAGAAACGATGTAGTTTATGGAGTATGTACGAGTCTTCCCAGATTTTGCGTTTCCATACATATATTACGACCAAAAGGGTGCAACACGGCCACTTTTATAACCGGATGAGCACTTGTCCGTTGTCACCAAGTTCCCATCGATCTTTCGTACCTGGACCCGAGTGGCCTGGACGCTGCAGCTGAAGAACACTGTACCGAGTTTCAGACGGTGCCTCTGAGTCGAACATTGTGTGGACCTGGCACGGCGCCTCATCCCATCAGACAAGGAGGCACCCGTATCTTTCCGCATTGTACATACGAATTGTAAGGCAGAAgctgtgctggtgctggtgctggtgctgctcTAGCTCTACCCTGTGCACAAAGCCATGCTACAGTGACAGAATTCCTCTGCGCATCAAGCATTCCTGCACGGCCAAGGTTTTAAATTATGTACTCTCACCATCATGGCCCATGAATTGGTTGTTCGGTTCGCCCGACAAACAAACCAACCAACAAGACGTAGTACTTGCTGGTCAGACAGAAACGGGCGTGTCCATTAAATCCTCTCGGAAAAGGAgtatttttgaagaaaaaaaaaggtaAGCAACTCGCACGGGGTGAACTGAAGATAACACTGGCAAGAGTTAGAGTAGCAACGAACTGACAAGGAAAAACAGACAAGGATTCAGTACAACAGCAAGAGTTCCGCGTGGTAAAAAGGTCTCAGAAGTCTCATGCTACAGTAGGCAAGTTGTGCTAGGTTTCCATGGAACACTTGCCACAGAAGAGATTTGATTCTAGATCTTACCCTCCCAGAGGCACTCAGGGGAGGGGCCGCCGTTGTTGCGGTTGTTTCCAGAGGCGGCGCGCGCTAGGAGATCACCAAGGTGGGGCGGTGGCTGGAGGCCCATGGCGGAAGCACGCTCCCAGCGCTGAAGCCTGTTCACACCGATGCATGGGCCAAACTTCATGTCCATGTCAAACTGCCGCAGCTGCTCCTCTTGCTCACTGAAATCATCTGCAGCATCATAAGCAAGAGTTATTGTTTGCAAACATAAAGCACTTGTGAGTTTAAACTGTATGCATAACAATCTCTCCAGCGGGTACCTTTGAGGTCAAAGGATCCGTGAGAAATTAGTGCTGCTGTCTGAGCCTTATTCGAGGCCCCAACAGAGGCCCCTCCAGTATAATTCTGTGGTTTCTTCTTAGAAGATGCTGAAGTTTTGCCGGCACCTCCTTTCTTCTTCTGCCGGTAGAAATCTTTCACGCCAGTAGAAGCCATTCTTGTCTATTATTCAGTCCTACCTGTGTTTTCCTGTCAAAGACCCCCAACGGAAACTTAAAATCACTTCtgctgtagcttttgtgtttcatTTGCATTTTATTCATTTCACCACAAAGAATGCTATGAGCTATAATAAGTACGATGTGAACATGACAACAGCAGAAACCTTTCATGGTTTGTTCATAGGTCTTACATAGCCAAGTCCTTATTCCCGAACACTAACGACCCAATTTAATAGAAGGAATCTGATAGCTGACGTTGTTCTATCTACGAGAATATCAGTTTTTCTGTGACGACTTGTAAACGGCATACAGTATGATTTAAGACTACGATAAACTAGGTGCGAAACAGTTACTGCAAGAAGCAGCAACTACCAAGTAATATTTGCACATAGGTTGTAAGACATTAACCCAGCCAGTTCAAGAGTAAATAGTCCGTTTGCCTGCCAACGTCAGAACAAATGGAGCAATCATCTGACAAAAACATGGAGCATAAATAAAACAGCAAGCAGGCATGAAGAGAAGACATAAAGCATCATTGTTCCCCATCAGCATATAGTATACCGACGACAACCAAACTACAAAAGGCCTACCTATCTCTGTCATTTCAAGGTCTATTAAGCAGTGAGTTTAAGACACTGAAATGCATTGATACAAGAGACACATCTTGGTTCTTGAAACTCTGTAAAACAAAAACTCATACTACTAACTAGTTATGCCCATGGTCAGCCACCGAACCCGATGCTCCAAAACCAGAATTGGCACTCTAGTGGAGATGTCATTTGTTCTACTTCCATCACCCCCTGGGCTTAAATACACATAATGTGCTCTTCTCTTAAGAacaccccaccccccccccccccctccctccctctggaAAATCGGCCAAAAAGAGAGGCAAAACGATACTAATAAAACACAATGATAGCGGCTACTCCCCTTGCAAATCTGAGGCTGTACCTCCAACTCCAGGCGGTCGCTCAACCATTACAGTGTACAAAACCTATCCCAATCCCTTCCTGGTAAAGAAATGTATCCCCTAGACCTAGAATCTCCCTCCCTCGAACTTGCCGCTGCGGTACAAAATTAGGCGGTGAACGGCTGGGTTCTACGCAGGGAGGAACTCGGAAGTTGATTGGATGGAGCGGAGGGcgtaccaggggaggcggcggagcGGACCGAGCGGAGAGCCGGAGAACGGCGGCGAGGTCAGGTCGGTAGCGAATCAGGTCTTCGCCTCTTTCGCGTTTGACTACGACGATACTACAGTACTACTTTGTATCGTGGCGTAAGATATGTAACGTAAACATGCTGGCCCAGCGACGGCCCATCAAGTCAGTGGGCGCTTATAAACCAGACGTAGGGCAACCCATCAAGTCGGGAATTCCTACCTGCCGCTCGCTGCGGCAGGGGGTCGCTCCCAAGCACACGCAGGCGTCCTACTGGGCCTGCCCATCTTTTTTTCTAAAGAAAAACGATAATTtcctttttcatttcttttttacTGTTTCTTCTTTCCTTTACTGCTTTTCCGCACCTTTTTTGGCTCCTTTTTCTTCccgtttccttttttatttttgtatcAAAACGAACAAATGTTCAATTTCTCAATCTTTTTTTGAAAtactaaatgatttttaaatcagaGAACAAAAAATAAGGAGCtttattttttgaaaagtcaTGAACAAATTTGGAGACGCGGACAATTTtctaaagcatgaacattttttgaatcttgataaAGTTTTTTGAaacagagaacaattttgaaaaaacacAAACAAATTGAAAGCacgacattttttgaatttttagaagaaacaaattaaagcacaaacattttttgaatcttgagaacaaaattttcaaaaatataacAATTTTGACAAaccccaaacaaatttgaaagcgcaaaTAAAGTTTTCAAGCACAAACATCTTTTGAATTtctagaacaaattttgaaatcaaaaacaaaaatgaaaaatcgTGAACATATTTGAAAGCGTGAATAAATTTTTTAAAGCATGCCCATTATTTGAATTTTGAGATCAAAATTTTGAAatgaagaacaattttgaaaaactccgaacaaatttggaagcgcgaacaatatTTTCAAGCACAAACATTtcctgaatcttgagaacaaaattttgaaatggagaacatatttgaaaaaccccgaacaaatttggaagcgcgaacaatattttcaagcacaaacattttctgaatcttgagaacaaaattttggaaTGGAGAACATATTTGAaaaaccccgaacaaatttggaagcgcgaacaaatttttaaagcacgaacattgttTGAATTTTGAGGAGTTTCGAAACCAATAACAATTCTCAAAAATCCTGAACTAATTTGAAAGCGcagacaattttttaaagcacgaacattttttgaatattaATAACAAATTTGAATCTCAAGAAGAAAATTTGAAGAAGTTTTCAAGTTGTGTACAAATTTTGAGAAAAGAGAAACATTCTCcataaaacaggaacatttttataaaaaagtgaAAACAATAACATTTTCTGAAAACACAGACCAATTTAAGAAaaaatgaactttttaaaaaaaacgAGCAATTTTTTTTAATACGAGAACAACTTTTGAAACACGAACACTTTTAAAAATATGAACACATTTTGAAAGCAAGACGAATTTTTGAAGCGCAAACAATTAAATATAAATATTGAAAACGGGAACGTTTTTtgaaattcaaaacaaatattaGAAAATGTCAAACACAAAtataggaaaaggaaaaaaggaataaAAGTGAATGAAATAATGAATACCAAAACAaataacattttctaaaattcGAATAATTGTTCTGAAAATGtcgaacatttttttcaaatcgcgaaaaaaaatagaatttagaaatgtttttgaaaaatggaATTTTTTTACAATTCCGATTTTTTCTATAAAATTaagaacattttctgaatttcaACAACAATTATCAAACATGAACTTACTTTAAAAAATAACCATAGAAAAAAtgagaaacagaaaaaaggacaaAAAAAGGGGGAaacgaaacagaaaaaaggacaaaaaaaaaagcaaaagaGGAACTGCCTGCAGAGGGAGATGGGCCTCAATGTGGTGATTAAAGTAATTATATTTCCATTCCTCAATGTGGTGATTGAAATAATTATATTTCCATTCCTTTGCTCACTTTTTTCCAACTGTTACAATTATCCTTGATACCTATAGAAAAGATACATTGGTCTAAAGAGTTTTGTGCATTGTAATATTTGCACACAATGTGTCTTCGTACCCACAGTATACTAGGATATGATTCCTGACTTGTTCACATGCCACAAATCTAATTTTGATTGTTTACAATTATCGGTGTTAATGATGCTTGTTCTTGTAATTGAcataaagaaagaaaaatattagtGTAGATTCATTGATCTTAGAGTTCAAGATTTATGTTAGAAATTGAATGTGTCCTCGTTAAGAGGAGTTAATCgtgtccttgttgggttcgacactcttactcatcgaaaggactacgatagatcccctgtaATTATGGGTCATCAGGGACCCACATGAACGTGGGTAGGCCCCACACCCCTAGTCAAGGTGCACCAAGATCcccccttagaaggaataagatcatatcccgaagggataagatcaagatccctaaaaaaGGGGGATAACAATCGGTGGGGAAGGGAAAGGATGGGACTTCTTTCCTCCCACATTTGCCAACgccccaatggacttggagggcaagaaaccgaccccctccacccctatatatagtgggaaggCGCATGGGAGCTTAACCCTAGCccctggcgcagccctccccctcctacacctcctcctgcTCCATAGTGCTTAGCAAAGCTg
This region includes:
- the LOC123396596 gene encoding uncharacterized protein LOC123396596 translates to MASTGVKDFYRQKKKGGAGKTSASSKKKPQNYTGGASVGASNKAQTAALISHGSFDLKDDFSEQEEQLRQFDMDMKFGPCIGVNRLQRWERASAMGLQPPPHLGDLLARAASGNNRNNGGPSPECLWEGKI